Genomic DNA from Arthrobacter sp. B1I2:
AACGCCTATGAAGGCCCGGCGCGTCGTCAACCTTGTTCGTGGATTGCAAGCGAATGAGGCTCTGGCAATTCTGAAGTTTGCCCCGCAGGCAGCTTCGGAGCCGGTATTCAAGGTAGTTCAGTCGGCAATCTCCAACGCCCGGGTCCTCGCGGACCGCGACGGCGTGGCGTTTGACGAAGGCGACCTCATCATCAGCGAAGCGTTTGTTGATGAAGGCCCGACCATGAAGCGGTTCCAGCCGCGTGCCCAGGGTCGTGCATTTCAGATCAAGAAGCGCACCAGCCACATCACCGTGGTAGTCGCTACCCCGGAGAAAGAGGAGGCTCGCTAAGTGGGACAGAAAGTAAACCCGCACGGGTTCCGACTCGGCATCACCACCGATCACGTATCGCACTGGTTCGCTGACAGCACCAAGGCCGGCCAGCGGTACAAGGACTTCGTTCGCGAAGACATCCGCATCCGCCAGCTCATGTCCACGGGCATGGAGCGCGCCGGTATCGCCAAGGTCGAGATCGAGCGCACCCGTGACCGTGTCCGCGTGGACATCCACACGGCCCGTCCCGGCATTGTCATCGGCCGCCGTGGAGCAGAAGCAGACCGCATCCGCGGCGAGCTCGAAAAGCTCACCGGCAAGCAGGTCCAGCTGAACATCCTCGAGGTCAAGAACCCCGAGATGGAAGCCCAGCTTGTGGCCCAGGGCGTTGCAGAGCAGCTGACTTCCCGCGTGGCTTTCCGCCGCGCGATGAAGAAGGCCATGCAGTCCGCACAGCGTGCAGGTGCCAAGGGCATCCGTATCGCCTGCTCGGGCCGCCTGGGTGGCGCTGAAATGTCCCGCTCGGAGTTCTACCGCGAAGGCCGTGTGCCCCTGCACACCCTCCGCGCGAACATCGACTACGGCTTCTACGAAGCCAAGACCACCTTCGGCCGCATTGGCGTGAAGGTCTGGATCTACAAGGGTGACGTCACCGCC
This window encodes:
- the rplV gene encoding 50S ribosomal protein L22 — its product is MEAKAIARHIRVTPMKARRVVNLVRGLQANEALAILKFAPQAASEPVFKVVQSAISNARVLADRDGVAFDEGDLIISEAFVDEGPTMKRFQPRAQGRAFQIKKRTSHITVVVATPEKEEAR
- the rpsC gene encoding 30S ribosomal protein S3, translating into MGQKVNPHGFRLGITTDHVSHWFADSTKAGQRYKDFVREDIRIRQLMSTGMERAGIAKVEIERTRDRVRVDIHTARPGIVIGRRGAEADRIRGELEKLTGKQVQLNILEVKNPEMEAQLVAQGVAEQLTSRVAFRRAMKKAMQSAQRAGAKGIRIACSGRLGGAEMSRSEFYREGRVPLHTLRANIDYGFYEAKTTFGRIGVKVWIYKGDVTAKELAAQAAAAPSRGRSGDRPGRPGGADRGDRGDRGDRRRRNDRPAADAAPAAEAPAVEAAPAAVEGGQA